In the Palaeococcus pacificus DY20341 genome, one interval contains:
- a CDS encoding formate/nitrite transporter family protein has product MEDNCTCVLYNVHEGVDACSNIGYTKTKATPSKLLFAGFMAGAYIAFGFMLAIVASASFHSKFGTFPNTSLFKLLLGAVFPVGLIAVLVGGADLWTGNAQIVSISKLTKKVEIKDVLYNWVGSYAGNFIGSVFLAFLAIYGTGLFASGLFKDVLVGIGAYKVNITPWKAFWLAVGCNWLVNVAIWLYVRAKDTAGKVLVTWFPIFAFVAIGFEHSIANMWAITSAIFASNYAITWLDFFKNIIPVTIGNAVGGFLFVGFYHWYLADGENAFKEITDFLTLLAIFAVLMVFIPAGIAYVLNGFGKVALWAVPLAISIYGIGVTYTVRKRVV; this is encoded by the coding sequence ATGGAAGATAATTGTACATGTGTCCTATATAATGTGCATGAAGGCGTAGATGCTTGTTCCAATATAGGATACACTAAAACCAAAGCCACACCCTCAAAGCTCCTCTTTGCAGGCTTCATGGCCGGTGCCTACATTGCTTTCGGATTCATGCTGGCGATAGTGGCCAGTGCAAGCTTCCACTCAAAGTTTGGGACATTTCCAAATACATCGCTATTCAAGCTCCTCTTAGGTGCAGTATTCCCTGTGGGACTTATAGCCGTTCTAGTCGGTGGAGCCGACCTCTGGACAGGCAATGCCCAAATTGTGTCTATATCCAAGCTAACAAAGAAGGTTGAGATTAAGGACGTCCTTTACAATTGGGTCGGTAGCTATGCAGGCAACTTTATAGGTAGCGTATTTTTGGCGTTCTTAGCAATCTACGGCACAGGCTTATTCGCAAGTGGACTCTTCAAGGATGTTCTTGTGGGCATAGGAGCATACAAAGTTAACATAACTCCTTGGAAGGCGTTTTGGCTTGCTGTAGGCTGTAACTGGCTTGTTAACGTTGCCATATGGCTCTATGTTAGAGCAAAGGACACTGCCGGAAAAGTCCTCGTCACATGGTTCCCAATATTTGCATTCGTTGCTATTGGATTTGAGCACAGCATAGCAAATATGTGGGCTATTACGAGTGCTATATTTGCAAGCAACTACGCCATTACATGGCTCGACTTTTTCAAGAACATAATACCCGTCACCATTGGAAACGCCGTTGGGGGCTTTCTCTTTGTTGGATTTTACCACTGGTACTTAGCTGATGGTGAGAATGCATTCAAAGAGATCACTGACTTCCTGACACTCCTAGCAATTTTCGCCGTGCTCATGGTCTTTATACCTGCAGGAATAGCTTACGTGCTAAATGGCTTTGGAAAAGTAGCTCTCTGGGCAGTACCCCTAGCTATAAGCATTTACGGAATTGGCGTGACATATACAGTGAGGAAGAGAGTGGTTTAA
- the cbiB gene encoding adenosylcobinamide-phosphate synthase CbiB, with the protein MSAITTFFLAILWDLILGEPPALVHPTVWFGKLIGFFDKHYKRRSPTLDFIGGAFASLFVIAFAFALSKLPEFLPKWFSFVLGVYLLKSSFAIKSLAEHVGNTIREDIEEQRKYVSWIVSRDVKRVDRAHLNSAAIESLAENITDSIVAPLFYYLLFGLSGALVYRAINTLDAMIGYKNERYFYFGKFAARLDDLLNFIPARITVFLFLPFNPKRVLEYYKRAKFKLNSDKPIAAMSAVLGVWLEKEGLYRFDGVEPTLDDIKRALRVYWILIGEWILACMIILALEVLLC; encoded by the coding sequence ATGAGTGCCATCACTACTTTCTTTCTCGCTATTCTCTGGGATTTAATCTTGGGAGAACCTCCCGCCCTAGTTCATCCCACGGTATGGTTTGGAAAATTGATTGGCTTTTTTGATAAGCATTACAAAAGGAGAAGCCCGACTTTAGATTTCATTGGGGGAGCTTTTGCTTCCCTGTTTGTGATCGCATTTGCCTTTGCACTCTCAAAGCTCCCAGAATTTTTACCAAAATGGTTTAGCTTTGTTCTGGGAGTTTACCTCCTCAAAAGCTCCTTCGCAATTAAGAGCCTAGCGGAGCACGTAGGGAATACAATCCGCGAGGATATTGAGGAGCAGAGAAAATATGTCAGCTGGATTGTGAGTAGAGACGTAAAAAGGGTCGATAGGGCTCACTTAAATTCAGCGGCAATTGAAAGCTTGGCAGAAAACATAACGGACAGCATAGTTGCTCCTCTTTTTTATTACTTACTCTTTGGCCTAAGCGGTGCCCTTGTCTATAGGGCAATAAACACTCTTGATGCAATGATTGGCTACAAAAATGAGCGCTATTTTTACTTCGGCAAGTTTGCAGCCAGGCTGGACGACCTGCTCAACTTCATTCCGGCTAGGATAACGGTTTTCCTCTTCCTTCCATTTAATCCAAAAAGAGTGCTGGAATACTACAAAAGGGCAAAGTTTAAGCTCAATTCCGATAAACCGATAGCCGCTATGAGTGCCGTCCTCGGCGTTTGGCTCGAGAAGGAGGGACTTTATAGGTTTGATGGAGTAGAACCAACGCTTGATGACATAAAAAGGGCTCTTAGGGTTTATTGGATCCTCATTGGTGAGTGGATTTTGGCATGCATGATAATACTCGCTTTGGAGGTGCTCCTATGCTAA
- a CDS encoding 4Fe-4S dicluster domain-containing protein yields the protein MKRVLHVDYSLCIGCETCQGICEFLHHGKPNIKIYYTMSGLPIPINCRHCEKAPCMDVCPSGAIYKDHDGAVIIDPDKCIGCYMCLAVCPFGVPSFDVKVKAVTKCNMCANRRELGLAPACSEMCPAEAIFFGKPEEVEENIRKRTAEKIARERISLEAFESVGKML from the coding sequence ATGAAGAGGGTCCTTCACGTTGACTACAGCTTGTGCATAGGATGTGAGACATGCCAAGGGATTTGTGAGTTCCTTCACCACGGGAAGCCCAACATAAAGATTTACTATACCATGAGCGGCCTTCCAATTCCAATAAACTGCCGCCACTGTGAGAAAGCCCCATGTATGGATGTTTGTCCTTCAGGAGCGATATATAAAGACCACGATGGAGCTGTAATAATAGACCCGGACAAGTGCATTGGCTGTTATATGTGCTTGGCGGTGTGCCCCTTTGGAGTCCCAAGCTTCGATGTGAAAGTAAAAGCGGTTACAAAGTGTAATATGTGTGCCAATAGGAGGGAGCTTGGCCTAGCACCAGCGTGCAGCGAAATGTGCCCAGCCGAAGCAATATTCTTTGGAAAGCCTGAGGAGGTCGAGGAAAACATAAGGAAGAGGACCGCGGAAAAAATAGCGAGGGAGAGAATTTCACTGGAAGCTTTTGAGAGCGTCGGAAAGATGCTTTAG
- the hydB gene encoding NADPH-dependent hydrogenase/sulfhydrogenase 1 subunit beta, producing the protein MRYVKLPKENIYEFLGRLKEYGTLYAPVKISEKFYDFREVDDVKKVEFHYNRTIMPPKKFFFLPREKLFEFSISKAEYKETIENVEPFVLFGLHACDIFGLKILDTVYLDEFPDKYYKVRREKGIIIGISCMPDEYCFCNLRETDFADDGFDLFLHELPDGWLVRVGTPIGHRIVDKNIKLFEEVTTQDVCNFRDLEKKRAEAFKYHEDWGNLRYLLELEMEHPIWNEQSELCLACGNCNTTCPTCRCYEVQDIPSLDGDTGYRERRWDSCQLRSHGLVAGNHNFRPTKKDRFMNRYLCKNSYNEKLGMSFCVGCGRCTYFCPAGISFVENLRRIMGIEDKSCPSEISEEIPKRGFAYASDVRGEDI; encoded by the coding sequence GTGAGATATGTTAAGCTTCCAAAAGAAAATATTTACGAATTCCTTGGTCGTTTGAAGGAATACGGGACACTTTACGCTCCCGTCAAAATTTCAGAAAAGTTTTATGACTTCAGGGAAGTCGATGACGTCAAAAAGGTTGAGTTCCATTACAACAGGACTATAATGCCGCCAAAGAAGTTCTTCTTCCTTCCAAGGGAGAAGCTCTTTGAGTTCAGTATTTCAAAAGCAGAGTACAAAGAAACGATTGAAAACGTTGAGCCATTTGTACTCTTTGGACTTCACGCATGTGATATCTTTGGGCTGAAGATACTTGATACTGTCTATTTAGACGAATTCCCAGACAAGTACTACAAAGTAAGAAGGGAAAAGGGCATCATCATCGGAATTAGCTGTATGCCTGATGAATACTGTTTCTGTAACCTCAGAGAGACAGATTTTGCGGACGATGGGTTCGATCTCTTTTTACATGAGCTCCCAGATGGATGGCTCGTTAGAGTTGGCACCCCAATAGGCCACAGAATTGTGGATAAAAACATAAAGCTCTTTGAAGAAGTCACCACTCAGGACGTCTGCAACTTTAGAGACCTTGAGAAGAAGAGAGCTGAGGCATTTAAGTATCATGAAGACTGGGGCAACCTTCGCTATCTGCTCGAGCTCGAAATGGAGCACCCAATATGGAATGAGCAGAGCGAGCTTTGTTTAGCCTGTGGTAACTGTAACACTACATGCCCAACTTGTAGATGTTACGAGGTTCAAGACATTCCAAGCCTTGATGGCGATACAGGATATAGGGAGAGAAGATGGGATTCCTGTCAATTAAGAAGCCACGGCTTAGTTGCTGGAAACCACAACTTCAGGCCCACAAAGAAGGATCGCTTCATGAACCGCTACCTATGTAAGAACTCTTACAACGAGAAGCTCGGTATGAGCTTCTGTGTAGGATGTGGAAGGTGTACATACTTCTGCCCTGCTGGTATAAGCTTTGTTGAGAACTTGAGGAGAATAATGGGGATTGAAGATAAGAGCTGTCCCTCAGAGATTAGTGAGGAAATTCCAAAGAGGGGATTTGCTTACGCAAGTGATGTGAGAGGTGAGGACATATGA
- a CDS encoding uracil-DNA glycosylase family protein, producing MLLMFESLKRVGEIYINPRNFKIMPLSLRTWKDLLSLDEKTYGIYARTIYNPKERFLVKNKEDREKALKLDELYRELLQNPLRFCHEEYYKYQLEVKAFEGLPFANGWVGSKVVLVGEAPGRKGCGLMGICFYRDASGMLLRRALFSLGINPDFLYITNVVKCNPPGNKLKGFDERELSLLKKELEILKPKALFAIGRTAEKALKKLGFDSMYLKHPAWYVRRGVREPSGEMLEEYSKIMEVIG from the coding sequence ATGCTGCTGATGTTTGAGAGCTTAAAGAGGGTCGGCGAAATTTACATAAACCCAAGAAATTTCAAAATTATGCCTCTGTCTCTGAGAACCTGGAAAGATTTGCTCTCTCTGGATGAAAAGACGTATGGAATTTACGCAAGAACTATTTACAACCCAAAGGAGAGATTTTTAGTTAAAAACAAAGAAGACAGAGAAAAAGCTCTTAAACTGGATGAGCTTTATAGAGAGCTCCTCCAGAACCCTCTTCGCTTTTGCCATGAGGAGTATTACAAATATCAGCTTGAAGTTAAGGCTTTTGAGGGTCTCCCCTTTGCAAATGGCTGGGTTGGGTCAAAAGTCGTTCTCGTCGGCGAGGCACCGGGAAGGAAGGGATGTGGGTTAATGGGCATCTGCTTTTACAGGGATGCCTCCGGAATGCTGCTTAGAAGGGCTCTATTCTCTCTCGGAATAAACCCCGATTTTTTATACATCACCAACGTTGTTAAGTGCAATCCGCCGGGGAACAAGCTTAAGGGTTTCGATGAAAGGGAGCTTTCACTCCTTAAGAAGGAGCTTGAAATTCTGAAGCCCAAAGCCCTTTTCGCCATCGGCAGAACGGCGGAGAAAGCCTTGAAAAAGCTCGGCTTTGACTCAATGTATCTCAAACACCCAGCATGGTATGTGCGGCGTGGAGTGAGGGAGCCAAGTGGGGAGATGCTGGAGGAGTACAGCAAGATAATGGAGGTCATTGGATAA
- the fdhF gene encoding formate dehydrogenase subunit alpha, whose product MEKLTIGLCPYCGMGCRFYIKTLNGEPVEVEIYEGGVNEGKLCPKGLTALDFLRHNDRLTKPLKRTENGFEEISWEQAIKEIAEKILEIRDKYGPDALGFFSSARCSNEENYLLQKIARILGTNNVDHCARLCHASTVAGLAQTVGAAAQSGSYDDIPKAKVLLIWGYNPAETHPVLMRYILRAKDNGAKIIVVDPRKTKTAWFADMHLPLRLGTDIALANAMMHVIIKERLYDKKFVFSRTKGFEKLIKVVEEYTPEYAEKITGIPAHLIREAAVTFATAGRGIIMWAMGLTQHITGTGNVKALADLGLICGYVGKEGTGLFPMRGQNNVQGACDMGALPNVLPGYQKVTDDEKRKRVAEIWGVEELPSEPGLTIPEIINKAHEGEIKALYIMGENPVVSDPNTKHVIEALKELELLVVQDIFLTETAKYAHYILPAAAYAEKEGSFTASERRVQWNFKAIEPPEEAKPDWEILTMLGKALGLKFDYESVEDVTREIALVAPQYRGITPERLKRDVEGIQWPCPSEDHPGTKRLHVESFATPDGKANIIPVEFKPPAELPDEEYPFMLTTFRVVGQYHTVTMSGRSKALTKRWGEAYAEINPKDAQKLGIESGDKIRIVTRRGSYECKAKITKRIGEGVIGVPWHWGANVLTNDVLDPEAKIPELKVSACRVEKVM is encoded by the coding sequence ATGGAAAAGCTCACAATTGGTCTGTGCCCCTACTGTGGGATGGGGTGTAGGTTTTACATAAAGACCCTCAACGGAGAGCCCGTAGAGGTAGAGATTTACGAGGGTGGCGTTAATGAGGGGAAGCTGTGCCCTAAAGGCCTAACCGCTTTAGACTTCCTCAGACATAACGATAGACTTACAAAGCCGCTAAAGCGCACCGAAAACGGCTTCGAGGAAATAAGCTGGGAACAGGCCATAAAAGAGATTGCTGAGAAGATTTTAGAAATCAGAGATAAATACGGCCCAGATGCTTTAGGCTTCTTCTCTAGTGCAAGATGTTCAAATGAAGAGAACTACCTCCTCCAAAAGATAGCACGTATCCTCGGCACAAACAACGTTGACCACTGTGCACGGCTTTGTCACGCTTCAACCGTAGCAGGCTTAGCTCAAACTGTTGGGGCAGCAGCTCAAAGCGGTTCCTATGATGACATACCAAAGGCAAAAGTTCTCCTTATTTGGGGCTACAATCCAGCAGAGACCCATCCTGTTTTGATGCGCTACATTTTGAGAGCAAAAGACAACGGTGCTAAAATAATTGTAGTTGACCCGAGGAAGACGAAAACAGCATGGTTCGCTGATATGCATCTCCCACTAAGGCTTGGAACCGATATAGCTTTAGCGAACGCCATGATGCACGTCATAATAAAGGAGCGCCTCTACGACAAGAAGTTCGTGTTCTCGAGAACTAAAGGCTTTGAGAAGCTCATTAAGGTTGTTGAGGAATATACACCAGAGTATGCCGAGAAAATCACTGGAATTCCCGCACACTTAATTAGAGAAGCCGCCGTGACGTTTGCAACCGCAGGAAGAGGAATAATAATGTGGGCCATGGGGCTTACACAGCACATAACGGGAACTGGCAATGTTAAAGCTTTAGCTGACTTGGGACTAATATGTGGCTATGTGGGCAAAGAAGGAACCGGCTTATTCCCAATGCGCGGCCAAAACAACGTGCAGGGAGCTTGTGATATGGGCGCTTTGCCAAATGTCTTGCCCGGCTACCAAAAGGTCACCGACGATGAGAAGAGAAAGCGCGTGGCAGAGATTTGGGGCGTCGAAGAGCTCCCAAGCGAGCCAGGTTTAACAATTCCTGAAATAATAAACAAAGCTCATGAAGGTGAGATTAAGGCACTCTATATAATGGGTGAAAACCCTGTAGTGAGCGACCCCAACACAAAGCACGTGATTGAAGCTTTGAAAGAGCTCGAGCTTCTCGTCGTGCAGGATATCTTTCTAACGGAGACTGCTAAATACGCCCACTATATTCTACCTGCAGCCGCTTATGCCGAGAAAGAGGGCTCCTTTACAGCGAGCGAAAGAAGAGTCCAGTGGAACTTCAAAGCTATCGAGCCACCAGAGGAAGCTAAACCCGATTGGGAAATACTAACAATGCTCGGCAAAGCTCTTGGCCTAAAGTTTGACTACGAGAGTGTCGAGGACGTTACAAGAGAAATAGCATTAGTGGCACCCCAGTACAGGGGAATTACCCCCGAGAGGCTCAAGCGCGATGTTGAGGGAATTCAATGGCCATGCCCAAGCGAAGACCACCCCGGAACAAAGCGCTTGCATGTGGAGAGCTTTGCCACACCAGATGGAAAGGCAAACATAATTCCTGTGGAATTCAAGCCACCGGCAGAGCTCCCCGATGAGGAATATCCTTTCATGCTGACGACTTTTAGAGTTGTGGGACAGTACCACACGGTCACAATGAGTGGAAGGAGTAAAGCACTCACCAAAAGATGGGGCGAAGCTTACGCGGAAATTAATCCAAAAGATGCCCAAAAGCTTGGAATTGAGAGCGGGGATAAGATTAGGATTGTGACGAGGCGCGGTTCTTATGAGTGCAAAGCTAAGATTACGAAGCGCATTGGCGAAGGTGTAATTGGAGTACCGTGGCACTGGGGAGCCAACGTTCTGACAAACGACGTTCTTGATCCCGAAGCTAAGATACCCGAACTTAAGGTGAGTGCATGTAGAGTGGAGAAGGTGATGTGA
- a CDS encoding hydrogenase subunit gamma → MNDNPYALEKAKVLKVYTLTETEKLFLFRFENPEIAESWTFKPGQFVQLTIPGVGEVPISICSSPMRKGFFELCIRRIGRVTNVVHKLKPGDTVLVRGPYGNGFPVEEWEGKDLLLIAAGLGTAPLRSVFLYAVDNRWKFGNITFINTARYGKDLLFYKELEAMKDLAEAENIKIIQSVTRDKEWPGRKGRPQNFIVEANTNPKNTIVTVCGPPRMYKAVFEYLINYGYRPENIFVTLERKMKCGIGKCGHCNVGTSTSWKYICKDGPVFTYFDIVSTPGLLD, encoded by the coding sequence ATGAACGACAACCCTTACGCATTAGAAAAAGCCAAAGTTTTGAAAGTTTACACTTTAACAGAAACAGAAAAACTCTTCCTCTTTAGATTTGAAAACCCAGAGATAGCTGAGAGCTGGACATTTAAGCCCGGTCAATTCGTCCAATTAACAATCCCCGGTGTTGGAGAAGTACCAATTAGTATATGTTCTTCTCCAATGAGGAAGGGATTCTTTGAGCTCTGTATTAGAAGAATTGGAAGAGTAACTAATGTAGTTCATAAACTAAAGCCAGGAGACACCGTCCTTGTTAGGGGGCCATATGGAAACGGTTTCCCAGTTGAGGAGTGGGAAGGCAAGGACTTACTCCTAATAGCAGCTGGTCTTGGAACAGCTCCCCTAAGAAGCGTATTCTTATACGCAGTGGACAACAGATGGAAGTTTGGAAACATCACATTCATCAACACCGCCCGTTATGGAAAGGACTTGCTCTTCTACAAGGAGCTTGAGGCTATGAAGGACTTAGCTGAGGCTGAGAACATAAAGATAATACAAAGCGTTACACGTGATAAGGAGTGGCCCGGAAGGAAGGGAAGACCTCAAAACTTCATAGTTGAGGCAAACACAAATCCAAAGAACACTATAGTGACAGTTTGTGGTCCACCAAGAATGTATAAGGCTGTATTTGAGTATCTCATCAACTATGGATACAGACCAGAGAACATCTTCGTTACACTAGAGAGAAAGATGAAGTGCGGTATTGGAAAGTGCGGGCACTGTAACGTTGGAACAAGCACCTCATGGAAATACATATGTAAGGACGGACCTGTGTTTACATACTTCGACATAGTATCAACACCAGGGTTGTTGGACTGA
- a CDS encoding 4Fe-4S dicluster domain-containing protein encodes MKLFINLGRCIACKACEVACEKEHGISFISVYEFEDMAVPLNCRHCEKAPCIEVCPTKAIKRDGDGAVIINEEKCIGCYMCSAVCPYAIPIVDPIKELAVKCNLCADRRKEGNLPLCASVCPTDALVFGEINEIMEEKRKRKAERIVEAQRKAIEKIALFG; translated from the coding sequence ATGAAGCTCTTCATAAACTTGGGAAGGTGCATAGCCTGTAAGGCGTGTGAGGTAGCCTGTGAAAAAGAACATGGAATTTCCTTCATAAGTGTTTATGAGTTTGAAGATATGGCCGTTCCGCTGAACTGCCGCCACTGTGAGAAAGCCCCATGTATAGAGGTGTGCCCAACAAAGGCCATAAAAAGAGACGGAGATGGCGCGGTAATAATCAACGAAGAGAAGTGTATTGGCTGCTACATGTGCTCAGCCGTTTGTCCTTACGCCATTCCAATAGTTGACCCGATCAAGGAGCTTGCCGTCAAGTGCAATCTCTGTGCTGACAGAAGAAAGGAGGGGAATCTCCCGCTGTGTGCAAGCGTTTGTCCAACAGATGCACTCGTATTTGGTGAAATAAATGAGATCATGGAAGAAAAGAGAAAGCGCAAAGCAGAGCGTATAGTTGAAGCTCAGAGAAAGGCCATAGAAAAAATAGCACTCTTCGGGTGA
- a CDS encoding PF20097 family protein, with protein sequence MEAKKCPFCGGTMIKGKSPQEGYAVYFWKAPWKHGLKAAFTGTVKAYPWLCLSCGAIIPYVDEAELQKIREEYEQAKLEGSF encoded by the coding sequence ATGGAGGCGAAAAAGTGTCCTTTCTGCGGAGGAACTATGATAAAAGGGAAGAGCCCGCAAGAAGGGTATGCGGTGTATTTCTGGAAAGCTCCCTGGAAGCATGGTTTAAAAGCGGCATTCACTGGCACGGTTAAGGCTTATCCCTGGCTCTGTCTCAGCTGTGGAGCGATAATCCCATATGTTGATGAGGCCGAGCTTCAAAAGATAAGAGAGGAGTATGAGCAGGCAAAGTTGGAGGGAAGCTTTTGA
- a CDS encoding 4Fe-4S dicluster domain-containing protein, with the protein MLKESLCIGCGICAKACPFNAISIFEEEVRKIVFEPAKCGECEYECNDACPTHAIDGKPDDATLLFEYAHCARCGKKLKHVLKEAEYLSKKLESMGEDSQIAYLCDECKRKKIFDVATKYEGYLG; encoded by the coding sequence ATGCTAAAAGAAAGCCTCTGCATTGGCTGCGGCATCTGCGCAAAGGCGTGCCCCTTCAACGCCATTTCAATTTTTGAAGAGGAGGTTAGAAAGATAGTCTTTGAGCCCGCGAAGTGCGGCGAATGCGAATACGAGTGCAACGATGCCTGTCCTACCCATGCAATAGATGGAAAGCCCGATGATGCCACATTACTCTTTGAGTATGCACACTGCGCAAGATGTGGGAAGAAGCTTAAGCATGTGCTTAAAGAAGCTGAATATTTATCGAAAAAGCTCGAAAGTATGGGAGAGGACTCACAGATAGCTTATTTATGTGATGAGTGTAAAAGAAAGAAGATTTTTGATGTAGCGACAAAATATGAGGGTTATTTGGGGTGA
- a CDS encoding FAD-dependent oxidoreductase codes for MSGMRFAFLCREKPKPTGKKVAIIGGGPAGLSAAGYLVCHGHEVHVYDKLPEPGGLMLFGIPEFRIPIYRVRNGYRELENVFEVKFYPNTKVAFGNEKEEGDDFVENVVNFNELVESYDAVLISTGTWKSTIPKIEGAELEGVYPALGYLFRIKSAKLGHLSWDNVTPVEGKRVMVIGAGHTAVDAAMESVLLGAEKVYLSYRRTIREAPAGPYEINLLQRRGVKWLELTMPVRIIGENGKVRAIELQKCKLSEPDESGRRRPIPIEGSNFQIDVDYVIFAVGQKPTPPFSEQAGIAVDKWGNILVDARHMTSREGVFAAGDVVMGPSKVGRAVLDGLLAAESIHLWLEGR; via the coding sequence ATGAGTGGAATGAGATTTGCATTTCTATGTAGGGAAAAACCAAAACCTACTGGGAAAAAAGTCGCCATAATTGGTGGTGGTCCAGCTGGACTCAGTGCGGCTGGCTATTTAGTGTGTCACGGTCATGAGGTTCACGTTTATGACAAGCTTCCAGAGCCAGGTGGCTTAATGCTCTTTGGAATCCCTGAATTTAGGATTCCCATCTATCGTGTTAGAAACGGATACAGGGAGCTTGAAAACGTCTTCGAAGTTAAATTTTACCCAAACACGAAAGTTGCCTTTGGAAACGAAAAAGAGGAAGGAGACGACTTTGTTGAAAACGTCGTGAATTTCAATGAGCTCGTTGAAAGCTATGATGCCGTTCTAATTTCAACAGGCACTTGGAAGTCAACAATTCCAAAAATAGAAGGAGCCGAGTTAGAGGGAGTTTATCCCGCTTTGGGCTATCTCTTCAGGATAAAAAGCGCAAAGCTCGGCCACTTGAGCTGGGACAATGTAACGCCTGTGGAAGGAAAGAGAGTAATGGTCATCGGAGCAGGCCACACAGCTGTTGATGCCGCCATGGAAAGTGTGCTTCTCGGTGCGGAGAAGGTTTATTTGAGCTATAGGAGGACGATAAGAGAGGCCCCAGCTGGTCCCTATGAGATTAACCTCCTCCAAAGGAGGGGGGTTAAGTGGCTCGAGCTGACTATGCCAGTTCGCATTATTGGTGAGAACGGCAAGGTTAGGGCTATTGAACTGCAAAAGTGTAAGCTAAGTGAGCCAGACGAGAGCGGAAGGAGAAGGCCCATACCCATAGAGGGCTCAAACTTCCAAATAGATGTAGACTACGTTATATTCGCCGTTGGACAAAAGCCCACACCCCCATTTAGCGAGCAAGCGGGAATAGCTGTGGACAAGTGGGGGAACATACTAGTTGATGCAAGGCATATGACGAGCAGAGAGGGGGTCTTTGCGGCTGGAGATGTTGTTATGGGACCATCAAAAGTTGGTAGGGCAGTTTTAGATGGTCTCTTAGCGGCTGAAAGCATACACCTTTGGCTTGAGGGGAGGTGA